A part of Thiomicrorhabdus sediminis genomic DNA contains:
- the gloA gene encoding lactoylglutathione lyase: MRLLHTMLRVGNLEKSIEFYTKVMGMQLLRQKEYPQGEFTLAFLGYGNEEENTVLELTYNWGVQSYDLGEGYGHIAVEVDDVYKAADAVKENGGKIIREAGPMNAGTTIIAFAEDPDGYQIEFIGADHQRG, from the coding sequence ATGCGTTTGCTACATACAATGTTACGTGTCGGTAATCTGGAAAAATCAATTGAGTTTTATACCAAGGTTATGGGAATGCAGCTACTGCGCCAAAAAGAGTATCCGCAAGGCGAGTTTACCTTAGCGTTTTTGGGTTATGGCAATGAAGAAGAAAACACGGTGTTGGAATTGACTTACAACTGGGGTGTACAAAGTTATGACTTAGGTGAAGGGTATGGTCATATTGCGGTTGAAGTCGACGATGTCTACAAAGCTGCCGATGCGGTAAAAGAAAATGGCGGCAAGATCATTCGTGAAGCCGGCCCAATGAACGCCGGTACCACCATTATCGCTTTTGCCGAAGATCCGGATGGTTATCAGATAGAGTTTATCGGTGCCGACCATCAGCGCGGTTAA
- a CDS encoding amidohydrolase family protein, whose translation MHYSNKSRSLKRVSYSMLVLAFWLNSAGAENKRELFDSHLHYGHEDVAHFSEQQVMQIFDRNRVKYALISSTPNSGTEKLYRYSPNRIIPFLGVYHSLSDKRDWMHNLNVLEEVKQNLEKGFYRGIGEIHIFAKDRKSPVLKGLVEIAAEQSLFMQIHGDAEILDEVFALAPNVTVLWAHLGTQPDPDYLREVLQRHPNNLYIDTSVRDKQLLANGKLSEAWQQLFIDYQDRFMIAVDTFSVNRWQTFDQVVSDINDWLDDLPPEVANKLAYDNAYRLFKEGDQ comes from the coding sequence ATGCATTATTCAAATAAGAGCCGGTCGCTTAAGCGAGTTTCTTATTCTATGCTGGTTTTGGCGTTCTGGTTAAATTCGGCTGGGGCAGAAAATAAACGCGAATTGTTTGATAGCCATTTGCACTACGGTCACGAAGATGTGGCGCATTTCAGTGAGCAGCAGGTTATGCAGATCTTTGATCGAAATCGAGTCAAATATGCGCTGATTTCGAGTACGCCTAACTCCGGTACGGAAAAACTCTATCGTTATAGTCCGAACAGAATTATCCCGTTTTTAGGGGTTTACCATTCACTAAGTGATAAACGTGACTGGATGCATAACCTGAATGTTCTTGAGGAAGTTAAACAAAACCTAGAGAAGGGCTTTTATCGCGGCATCGGAGAAATCCATATCTTTGCCAAGGACCGCAAATCACCGGTGCTTAAAGGTTTGGTTGAAATCGCCGCAGAGCAGAGCCTGTTTATGCAGATTCACGGTGATGCGGAAATCCTAGATGAAGTGTTCGCTTTGGCTCCGAATGTTACCGTTTTATGGGCGCATTTGGGTACGCAGCCCGATCCGGATTATCTGCGAGAGGTTTTACAGCGACACCCAAACAATCTTTACATAGATACCTCGGTAAGAGATAAGCAGTTGTTAGCCAATGGCAAACTTTCAGAAGCGTGGCAGCAATTGTTTATCGATTACCAGGATCGGTTTATGATTGCGGTCGATACCTTTAGCGTCAACCGCTGGCAGACATTTGATCAGGTCGTTAGTGATATTAATGATTGGCTTGATGATTTACCGCCGGAAGTGGCCAATAAGCTGGCCTACGATAACGCTTACCGTTTATTTAAAGAGGGGGATCAATAA
- the folK gene encoding 2-amino-4-hydroxy-6-hydroxymethyldihydropteridine diphosphokinase, whose amino-acid sequence MSRHYSYIGLGSNLDNPKLQLQQALDEIAQLPGCDLLANSSFYASKPQGPQDQPDFVNAVCLIGTELSPQQLLEALQSIEQQHGRVKKRHWGERCIDLDILLYDDLVMQTDQLVIPHPYMTERDFVLIPLAEIDKDVRIPNKGGLTALIDKLTTSYLITI is encoded by the coding sequence ATGAGCAGACATTATAGTTATATCGGCTTGGGCAGTAATTTGGACAACCCCAAGTTGCAGTTGCAACAGGCGTTGGATGAGATTGCTCAATTGCCGGGCTGTGATTTATTGGCGAACTCCTCTTTTTATGCTTCCAAGCCACAAGGCCCGCAAGATCAGCCGGACTTTGTCAATGCGGTTTGCCTGATTGGCACCGAATTGAGTCCGCAGCAACTACTGGAAGCTTTGCAATCCATCGAGCAGCAGCACGGCAGGGTGAAAAAACGTCACTGGGGTGAGCGCTGTATTGATCTGGATATTCTGCTTTATGATGATCTGGTTATGCAAACCGATCAATTAGTGATTCCGCATCCTTATATGACAGAACGCGATTTTGTCCTAATACCCTTGGCTGAAATTGATAAGGATGTGCGGATTCCTAATAAAGGTGGCCTAACGGCGTTGATTGATAAGCTGACGACTTCTTATCTGATCACCATTTAA
- the pcnB gene encoding polynucleotide adenylyltransferase PcnB, translating into MQRIIRKISDFFSRNKAPSGAAKWKNTEPVIVPRKKHKISRQQIDKSALDVLYGLKRAKYDSYLVGGCVRDLLLGLEPKDFDVVTNAEPDQVKSVFKQRCRLIGRRFRLAHVRFGRMVIEVATFRGQGDGDGRKDRFGHKGRVSGPARQVDDSGRLLRDNVYGSIDEDVWRRDFTVNALYYNIKDFSIIDYAGGLKDIKKGQLRLIGDPVTRYQEDPVRLIRAIRFAAKLGFSIEKHTEKPIKKLAPSLRDVSNARMFEEVLKLFHSGVAIQVFEKLRHYHLFEHLFPLTEQALSVQQDDFPRMMVIEALKSTDARIRQGKTVNPSFLFAAMLWYPMLERKQYFMDEGFTHQDALYAAANDVIEQQVHRTAIPKRFTAQIRDIWNLQYRLPKRHGERAQKLNEHPRFRAAYDFLGVRVAAGETDMAEIFDWWTTYQEKDPVEQVAFANAVDKPKRNKRRVRRNRNFYRKRSQTADKKTS; encoded by the coding sequence ATGCAACGAATCATTCGTAAAATTAGCGACTTCTTTAGTCGTAACAAAGCACCTTCAGGTGCGGCCAAATGGAAAAACACCGAACCCGTCATTGTTCCCCGCAAAAAACATAAGATTTCCCGACAACAAATTGATAAATCTGCATTAGACGTACTTTATGGTTTAAAGCGAGCCAAATACGACAGTTATTTGGTAGGTGGCTGTGTGCGAGATCTGTTATTAGGACTGGAGCCGAAAGATTTCGATGTGGTGACCAATGCCGAACCCGATCAGGTTAAATCTGTTTTTAAACAGCGTTGTCGTCTGATTGGTCGTCGTTTTAGACTTGCGCATGTGCGTTTTGGTCGCATGGTGATCGAGGTGGCTACTTTCCGCGGTCAAGGTGATGGCGATGGTCGTAAAGATCGTTTTGGTCATAAGGGTCGTGTCAGTGGGCCAGCACGTCAAGTAGACGATAGCGGTAGACTACTTCGAGATAATGTTTACGGCAGTATCGATGAAGATGTTTGGCGTCGTGACTTTACCGTTAATGCGCTGTATTACAATATCAAAGACTTCTCTATTATCGATTATGCCGGTGGTTTGAAAGATATTAAAAAAGGTCAGTTGCGTTTGATTGGTGATCCGGTTACCCGTTATCAGGAAGATCCGGTACGTTTGATACGTGCAATTCGCTTTGCCGCCAAGTTGGGTTTTAGTATTGAAAAACATACGGAAAAACCAATCAAGAAATTAGCCCCGAGCTTGCGAGATGTCTCTAATGCGCGCATGTTTGAAGAGGTGTTGAAACTGTTCCATAGCGGTGTTGCCATTCAGGTTTTTGAGAAGCTGCGCCATTATCACCTGTTTGAGCACCTGTTTCCGCTTACCGAGCAGGCCTTGTCGGTCCAGCAAGATGATTTTCCTCGTATGATGGTGATCGAAGCGCTGAAAAGTACCGATGCACGTATTCGCCAAGGTAAAACGGTCAACCCGTCATTCCTGTTCGCCGCCATGCTTTGGTATCCGATGCTGGAACGTAAACAGTATTTTATGGATGAAGGTTTCACTCATCAGGATGCGCTTTATGCCGCGGCCAATGATGTGATTGAGCAGCAGGTTCACCGTACCGCAATTCCGAAACGTTTTACCGCACAGATTCGTGATATCTGGAACCTTCAATACCGTTTGCCGAAACGTCATGGTGAGCGGGCACAGAAACTCAATGAACACCCGAGATTCAGAGCGGCTTATGATTTCCTTGGGGTACGTGTCGCTGCCGGGGAAACCGATATGGCGGAAATCTTTGACTGGTGGACAACCTATCAGGAAAAAGACCCGGTAGAGCAGGTCGCATTTGCCAATGCGGTGGATAAGCCTAAACGTAATAAACGTCGTGTACGTCGCAATCGCAATTTCTATCGCAAGCGCAGTCAGACGGCCGATAAGAAAACTTCCTAA
- the trpS gene encoding tryptophan--tRNA ligase yields the protein MTTNKPTLLSGIQPSGDLMIGNYIGSIKNWVKMQDDYNCLFSLVNMHAITVEQDPKELHKRSLDFVALYLASGIDPDKSTVFIQSHVPEHAELAWILNCSTYMGELNRMTQFKDKSQKHAQNINVGLFDYPVLMAADILLYQAESVPVGADQKQHLELTRDLATRYNNRFEREIFKVPEPFIPPTTSGGRIMSLQDPTSKMSKSDENKGNFIGLLDDPKTIIKKFKKATTDSGSDIIYDLENKPGVSNLITIYSVISGLSISEVEKHFEGKMYGHLKVELGELVAEYLDPIQQRFYEIRNDETLLKGILAKGALNAREQAQKTLRDVHEAIGFVLP from the coding sequence ATGACAACAAACAAGCCTACGCTACTAAGCGGCATTCAGCCATCCGGAGATTTAATGATTGGAAACTATATTGGTTCCATTAAGAACTGGGTGAAAATGCAGGATGACTACAACTGTCTATTTTCTTTGGTAAACATGCACGCCATTACCGTGGAACAAGATCCTAAAGAATTACATAAACGCAGCTTGGATTTTGTTGCCCTGTATTTGGCCTCCGGTATTGATCCGGATAAAAGTACCGTATTTATCCAATCACACGTTCCAGAACATGCGGAACTGGCTTGGATTTTAAACTGTTCAACCTACATGGGTGAACTGAACCGTATGACTCAATTCAAGGACAAGTCGCAAAAGCACGCACAAAACATCAATGTCGGTTTATTCGACTATCCGGTGCTGATGGCTGCTGATATTCTGCTCTACCAGGCTGAAAGCGTTCCGGTGGGCGCCGACCAAAAACAGCACCTTGAACTGACTCGCGACTTGGCAACACGTTATAACAACCGTTTTGAACGTGAAATCTTCAAGGTGCCTGAGCCGTTTATTCCACCGACCACATCCGGCGGTCGTATCATGAGCCTACAGGATCCGACCTCGAAGATGTCCAAATCGGATGAAAACAAAGGCAACTTCATTGGCCTGTTGGACGATCCTAAGACCATTATCAAGAAGTTTAAGAAAGCGACTACGGATTCCGGTTCCGACATTATCTATGATCTGGAAAACAAACCGGGCGTGTCCAACCTGATTACAATCTATTCGGTAATCAGCGGACTGAGCATTAGTGAAGTGGAGAAACATTTTGAAGGCAAGATGTATGGCCACCTTAAAGTTGAACTGGGTGAATTGGTTGCCGAATACCTTGATCCGATTCAACAGCGTTTCTATGAAATCCGCAATGACGAGACCCTGTTGAAAGGCATTCTTGCCAAGGGTGCCTTAAACGCGAGAGAGCAAGCCCAGAAAACCTTGCGTGACGTCCATGAAGCGATCGGTTTTGTTTTACCCTAA
- the panC gene encoding pantoate--beta-alanine ligase — protein MQVFEQLEGLRKQVKQWKANGHRVGFVPTMGNLHQGHLSLVKIAQQHCDKVVVSIFVNPMQFGPNEDFDRYPRTFAADQQALQTMQTDALYFPSVEQMYPGGLQQSKVVVPPQITGLLEGASRPGHFDGVSTVVSKLFNMVQPDVAVFGQKDFQQLAVIKQMVSDLAMPIEIIGAPIARDQDGLALSSRNQYLDTEQRAIAPKLHAALLDIAQAIASGNHDYESLSAAASSQLIANGFDVVDYIQVCDANSLLPATNTTEELVILAVARLGDTRLLDNLLISDFLGA, from the coding sequence ATGCAGGTTTTTGAACAATTAGAGGGTTTGCGTAAACAGGTCAAACAGTGGAAAGCCAACGGCCATAGGGTCGGTTTCGTACCAACCATGGGGAATTTGCATCAGGGACACCTGAGTTTGGTGAAAATAGCTCAGCAGCACTGTGACAAAGTGGTTGTGAGTATTTTTGTTAACCCCATGCAGTTCGGGCCAAATGAGGATTTTGACCGATATCCGCGTACCTTTGCAGCGGATCAGCAAGCTTTGCAAACCATGCAGACCGATGCACTTTATTTTCCCTCTGTAGAACAGATGTATCCGGGTGGATTGCAACAATCCAAAGTTGTTGTGCCGCCGCAGATAACCGGTTTGTTGGAAGGTGCCAGTCGTCCTGGACATTTTGATGGCGTCAGTACCGTCGTCAGCAAGCTGTTTAATATGGTGCAGCCCGATGTGGCGGTTTTTGGCCAGAAAGATTTTCAACAGCTTGCGGTGATCAAGCAGATGGTTAGCGATCTGGCGATGCCGATCGAGATTATCGGTGCACCGATTGCCCGTGACCAAGATGGCTTGGCTTTGAGTTCGAGAAACCAGTATTTGGATACTGAACAAAGAGCTATCGCGCCGAAACTGCATGCCGCATTATTGGATATCGCGCAGGCGATTGCCTCCGGTAATCATGACTATGAATCCTTATCTGCGGCAGCATCAAGCCAGCTCATTGCGAATGGATTCGATGTCGTTGATTATATTCAGGTCTGCGATGCGAACAGCCTTTTGCCGGCGACGAACACAACCGAGGAACTGGTGATTTTGGCGGTTGCCAGATTGGGCGATACCCGATTGCTCGATAATCTGCTGATCAGTGATTTTCTGGGCGCTTAA
- a CDS encoding DUF2721 domain-containing protein, with protein sequence MINQAADVDSVSALIQLAVAPVFLIAGVGAILGAFSQRLARITDRIEKINSKLILAGDMSGDHSISISDTQTQDLLLQRRYLERRARNMNRAILFCTTTGLLVAAVIMTLFASAFFDFNSADLIAALFISAMLSFMLGLTLFLREIFMATYFMHKRHGKMSAQISSD encoded by the coding sequence GTGATTAATCAAGCGGCAGATGTTGATAGTGTTTCCGCGCTTATCCAATTGGCGGTAGCGCCGGTATTTTTGATTGCCGGTGTCGGTGCTATTCTGGGTGCGTTTTCGCAGCGTCTTGCTCGAATTACCGATCGTATTGAAAAGATTAATTCTAAATTGATTCTGGCCGGCGATATGAGCGGCGATCATTCGATTTCGATTAGTGATACGCAAACTCAAGATCTTTTGCTGCAGCGCCGCTATTTGGAAAGAAGGGCGCGTAATATGAATCGCGCCATTTTGTTTTGCACCACTACAGGGTTGTTGGTTGCGGCGGTGATTATGACTCTTTTTGCCAGCGCGTTTTTTGATTTTAATAGCGCTGATCTCATAGCGGCTTTATTTATCAGTGCTATGCTCAGCTTTATGCTGGGTTTAACGTTGTTTTTGCGGGAGATTTTTATGGCGACTTATTTTATGCATAAACGCCATGGCAAAATGAGCGCGCAGATCAGTTCCGATTAG
- a CDS encoding MotA/TolQ/ExbB proton channel family protein, which yields MRAKGKLALDGYEINNTFYQTGIRMLVDGYDPKLVRQTLEEKNKLLIEKAETSAGVFRSIGDAAPAFGMIGTLVGLIQMLSNLSDPAAIGPAMAVAMLTTLYGAMIANLFALPTADKIESWVQNTSYRQMLIIEAIDSIGKEHNPAVMRGLLAPYLQGVKGVKQYGEAQ from the coding sequence ATGCGAGCCAAGGGTAAGCTGGCATTGGACGGTTATGAGATCAATAACACCTTTTACCAGACCGGTATTCGCATGTTGGTGGATGGTTATGACCCAAAGCTGGTGAGGCAGACTTTGGAGGAGAAAAACAAGCTGTTAATTGAAAAAGCCGAAACCAGTGCCGGTGTCTTTCGTTCAATAGGGGATGCGGCTCCGGCGTTCGGAATGATTGGTACTTTGGTGGGTTTGATTCAGATGTTATCCAATCTCAGCGATCCTGCGGCAATTGGTCCAGCCATGGCGGTGGCGATGTTAACAACACTTTATGGTGCCATGATTGCTAATTTATTTGCGCTGCCGACTGCGGATAAAATCGAATCATGGGTGCAAAATACCAGCTATCGTCAGATGTTAATTATTGAAGCGATTGACAGTATTGGTAAAGAGCATAATCCGGCAGTGATGCGAGGCCTATTGGCACCTTATCTACAAGGTGTGAAGGGAGTTAAGCAGTATGGTGAAGCGCAATAA
- a CDS encoding pyrimidine/purine nucleoside phosphorylase, whose translation MSKFENVTVLKEASVYFDGKVTSRTVLFADGSRKTLGIMMPGDYEFGTEMAENMEMLSGDVEVLLPGETEWRAIPNGSSFDVPANSKFGIKVKEIADYCCSYIPA comes from the coding sequence ATGTCTAAATTTGAAAATGTAACCGTGCTTAAAGAAGCATCGGTGTATTTTGATGGAAAGGTTACCAGCCGTACGGTTTTGTTTGCCGATGGTTCGCGTAAAACACTGGGTATTATGATGCCGGGTGATTATGAGTTCGGTACTGAGATGGCTGAGAATATGGAAATGCTGTCCGGTGATGTTGAGGTATTGTTGCCAGGCGAAACTGAATGGCGCGCCATTCCTAATGGGAGCAGTTTCGATGTGCCTGCCAATTCTAAGTTTGGTATTAAGGTAAAAGAGATCGCAGATTACTGCTGTAGCTATATTCCGGCTTAA
- a CDS encoding methyltransferase family protein: MQKSSHNLKHPWFSYALVIAQFTLIALLLLALPLSFAWPVLAIQAVALLLALSAFWAMSLHNFNIIPDPKKGALLVKHGPYRWIRHPMYSSIIIFFLPLVMLDFTGINLILFANLMIVLLIKLHYEEWLLEQVFNNYPDYQLQTKKLFPWIY; encoded by the coding sequence ATGCAAAAATCTTCTCATAACTTAAAGCACCCATGGTTTTCTTACGCCTTAGTCATCGCTCAATTCACCTTAATCGCGCTCTTGCTATTAGCCCTGCCACTGAGTTTTGCCTGGCCGGTATTGGCTATTCAAGCCGTTGCATTACTGCTCGCTTTAAGCGCTTTTTGGGCAATGAGCCTGCATAACTTCAATATTATCCCTGATCCTAAAAAAGGAGCCTTATTGGTTAAACACGGCCCCTATCGCTGGATTCGTCATCCCATGTACAGCTCGATCATTATTTTTTTCCTGCCTTTGGTGATGCTCGACTTTACCGGTATCAACCTGATTCTGTTTGCCAATTTGATGATAGTGCTGCTAATTAAATTGCACTATGAGGAGTGGCTTCTGGAGCAGGTATTTAATAACTATCCCGACTATCAATTACAGACTAAAAAGCTGTTTCCTTGGATTTATTGA
- the panB gene encoding 3-methyl-2-oxobutanoate hydroxymethyltransferase, with amino-acid sequence MTITLSQLKKMHQQQQKIVCLTAYDAGYAHWVSQAGVDVILVGDSLGMVVQGQQTTLPVTVEEMIYHTRMVQRGNENAWCIADMPFMSDAGLEVALQTAAQLMKQGLANMVKLEGGQRVLPIVEALSSLGVPVCGHLGLLPQSVEKHGYKIQGKDSQTAKRLLDDAQALQQAGADMLVLECVPQALAKQITECLDIPVIGIGSGADTSGQVLVLNDILGVTIGKLPKFAKNYLAEQGTVQKAIAAYVAEVRQKQFPADEYVLA; translated from the coding sequence ATGACAATAACGCTTTCACAACTTAAAAAAATGCATCAACAGCAGCAAAAAATAGTCTGCTTGACCGCTTACGATGCCGGCTATGCTCATTGGGTCAGCCAAGCAGGAGTGGACGTTATCCTTGTCGGCGACTCTCTGGGCATGGTGGTGCAAGGTCAGCAAACCACCTTACCGGTCACGGTTGAGGAGATGATTTATCATACGCGAATGGTACAGCGCGGTAATGAAAACGCCTGGTGTATTGCCGATATGCCGTTTATGAGTGACGCCGGTTTAGAGGTCGCATTGCAAACCGCGGCGCAATTGATGAAGCAGGGCTTGGCGAATATGGTCAAGCTTGAAGGTGGGCAGCGTGTGCTACCTATTGTCGAAGCGCTTTCGTCCTTAGGGGTGCCTGTTTGTGGTCACTTGGGTCTTTTGCCGCAGTCGGTGGAAAAGCATGGCTATAAGATACAAGGGAAAGATTCTCAAACCGCTAAGCGTTTATTGGATGATGCTCAGGCATTGCAACAGGCCGGAGCGGATATGTTGGTTTTAGAATGTGTTCCTCAAGCCTTGGCGAAACAGATTACCGAGTGCTTAGACATTCCTGTCATCGGGATCGGTTCCGGTGCTGATACCAGCGGACAGGTTCTGGTTTTGAATGATATTTTAGGTGTGACCATTGGCAAATTGCCTAAGTTTGCCAAAAATTATTTGGCCGAGCAGGGTACGGTACAAAAAGCAATTGCAGCCTATGTCGCCGAAGTGCGACAAAAGCAATTTCCTGCAGATGAATATGTGTTGGCCTAG
- a CDS encoding SulP family inorganic anion transporter, which translates to MNQASQPFDWRSYKNDTLSGITVALALVPEAVAFAFVAGVHPLVGLYAAIIVGMITAIFGGRPGMITAAAGSLAVVMMHLVMEHGASYLFLAVIMMGALQIFIGIMKWGRFIRMVPSSVMLGFVNGLALIILVAQFTQFKDSSGAWLTGNSLNIMLMIIAATLAIIYLLPRLTKAVPSALAAIVLVSLVVVGFDINAVTVGDRAAVSGTLESLIFGDGVEGGFQGLSWFTTLPEGFWSLQTLWIVLPYAIILTIIGSVESLLTMTLIDDITETRGKANQECIALGAANCTAGTFGTMGGCALIGQSMINVNSGGTGRLSGVTAALGLLVIVLIASSWIEMVPIGALVGLMFFVVIATFNWSSWNIMRGMSKADAFVMVLVTVLTVMFDLAVAVIAGVIVSALVFAWQHAQRIMLQESIEEIDGKTVKVYKVQGPLFFASAKNFIDSFDPKNDPECVKIDFKHSRVYDHTGVEAIDNLTKKYLAAGKKLVLQHLSPECQLLLEDARQLIEVNVSEDPHYHVSMSGKKDV; encoded by the coding sequence ATGAACCAAGCATCTCAGCCATTTGATTGGCGCAGTTATAAAAACGATACCCTATCCGGTATCACTGTAGCTTTAGCACTCGTCCCGGAAGCGGTCGCTTTTGCCTTTGTTGCGGGGGTTCATCCATTGGTTGGTCTCTATGCGGCGATTATCGTCGGTATGATTACAGCCATATTTGGGGGGCGTCCAGGAATGATCACCGCGGCGGCCGGTTCTTTAGCGGTGGTTATGATGCACCTTGTTATGGAGCACGGCGCATCTTATTTGTTCCTTGCCGTTATTATGATGGGGGCTTTGCAGATATTTATCGGCATTATGAAGTGGGGGCGTTTTATCCGCATGGTGCCTAGCTCGGTAATGCTCGGCTTTGTTAATGGTCTGGCCTTGATCATTTTGGTGGCGCAGTTTACCCAGTTTAAAGACTCTTCCGGTGCTTGGTTGACTGGCAACAGCTTGAATATCATGTTAATGATTATTGCGGCGACCTTGGCGATCATCTATCTGTTACCGCGCTTAACCAAAGCAGTACCATCGGCACTGGCAGCAATTGTATTGGTGTCTTTAGTGGTGGTAGGTTTTGATATCAATGCGGTTACAGTGGGCGATAGAGCGGCGGTATCCGGTACTTTGGAATCTCTAATCTTTGGTGACGGTGTAGAAGGTGGTTTTCAAGGTTTGAGTTGGTTTACCACCTTGCCGGAAGGTTTCTGGTCTTTGCAGACGCTTTGGATTGTGTTGCCCTATGCCATTATCTTAACGATTATCGGCTCGGTTGAATCCCTATTAACCATGACCTTGATTGATGATATTACTGAAACACGTGGCAAGGCCAATCAAGAGTGTATCGCCTTGGGTGCGGCGAACTGTACCGCCGGGACTTTTGGAACCATGGGTGGTTGTGCCTTGATTGGTCAGTCAATGATCAATGTTAACTCGGGTGGAACAGGTCGTTTATCTGGTGTCACCGCCGCGTTGGGTTTATTGGTGATTGTATTGATCGCCTCGTCTTGGATTGAGATGGTGCCAATCGGTGCTTTAGTCGGCTTGATGTTCTTTGTGGTGATTGCCACTTTTAACTGGTCGAGCTGGAATATTATGCGTGGAATGAGCAAGGCCGATGCTTTTGTTATGGTTCTGGTCACAGTATTGACGGTTATGTTTGATTTGGCCGTAGCGGTGATTGCCGGGGTTATCGTGTCGGCATTGGTGTTTGCCTGGCAGCATGCGCAACGTATTATGTTGCAAGAATCAATTGAAGAGATTGACGGTAAAACGGTTAAGGTCTATAAAGTGCAAGGCCCCCTGTTCTTTGCCTCGGCGAAGAATTTTATCGATAGTTTTGATCCTAAAAATGATCCGGAGTGCGTTAAGATCGACTTTAAGCATTCGAGGGTTTACGACCATACCGGGGTTGAAGCGATTGATAATCTGACCAAAAAATATTTGGCGGCCGGTAAAAAATTGGTATTACAGCATCTAAGTCCGGAATGTCAGCTGTTATTAGAGGATGCACGTCAGCTAATTGAAGTGAATGTCTCGGAAGACCCTCATTATCATGTCTCGATGAGTGGTAAAAAAGACGTTTAG
- a CDS encoding GGDEF domain-containing protein, with the protein MPDSTFYTQATVLVYGLLIAMWLYIVLFYILQYKKRTKTNKALTLLLIILGIDAFRSLFESSYFGVWYLSIAGWLDMDVYTLLMEPQNVIIPKFVNLLSTSLVIFFLHKYLQRERYNYLNAISDPLTKVYNRHYFHEVLFNQRKPISKDKQLSYMLIDIDDFKTINDECGHDAGDKTLIAVAHTIKSQLRSEDLVVRWGGEEFLVALPGMDVLTANKYAENIRLAVEKIKACDSKMPITITSSVIEVQDAIADQELFEKAFKILDKTLYQAKQQGKNTVKIATFGDA; encoded by the coding sequence TTGCCAGATTCCACTTTTTACACTCAAGCCACCGTTTTGGTTTACGGCCTCCTCATTGCGATGTGGCTCTATATTGTGCTTTTCTATATTCTGCAATATAAAAAACGTACTAAAACCAATAAAGCCCTTACCTTATTGCTCATCATCCTCGGTATTGATGCCTTCCGAAGCCTGTTTGAAAGCAGTTACTTCGGTGTCTGGTATCTGTCCATTGCCGGCTGGCTCGATATGGATGTCTACACCCTTTTAATGGAACCGCAAAACGTTATCATTCCAAAGTTTGTTAACCTGCTGTCTACCTCGCTGGTAATTTTCTTTTTACATAAATATCTGCAGCGCGAGCGTTATAACTACCTTAATGCAATCAGTGACCCCTTAACCAAAGTCTACAATCGCCATTATTTTCATGAGGTGTTATTCAATCAACGCAAGCCGATCAGCAAAGACAAACAACTCAGCTATATGTTGATCGATATTGACGACTTCAAAACGATCAACGATGAATGCGGTCATGATGCCGGAGACAAAACCTTGATTGCAGTGGCCCATACGATAAAGTCACAACTAAGAAGTGAAGATCTGGTCGTACGCTGGGGGGGAGAGGAATTTCTTGTCGCCTTACCCGGAATGGATGTGCTGACTGCGAACAAATACGCCGAAAATATCAGACTCGCCGTGGAAAAAATCAAAGCATGTGATTCTAAAATGCCAATAACCATCACCTCATCGGTGATTGAAGTACAAGACGCGATCGCAGATCAAGAGCTATTTGAAAAGGCATTTAAAATCTTGGATAAGACACTTTACCAAGCTAAACAGCAGGGTAAAAACACGGTAAAGATTGCGACTTTCGGTGATGCTTGA